The sequence CGCGCTTCCCGATGTGGAGTTGCGCATCGCCGACCGCGACGACCGCCCGCTGCCCGACGGCGAGATCGGCATGATCCAGGTCCGCGGACCGGGGCTCTTCTCGGGGTACTGGCGCATGCCCGGCAAGACGGCGGAGGACTTCACCGCAGACGGCTATTTCCGCACCGGGGATCTGGGCACGCGCGACACCGACGGTTACGTGGCGATCACCGGCCGCGCCAAGGACCTCATCATCTCCGGCGGCTACAACGTGTATCCCGCCGAAGTGGAGACTGTGCTCAACGCCTGCCCGGGCGTGGCCGAGTCCGCCGTGATCGGCATCCCCCACGCCGATTTCGGCGAAGCCGTCACCGCCGTGGTCATCCGCGCACCGAACGGCCCGGCCGTGGACGGACCGTCTCTCGTCGCACGTGCGAAGGAGCTGCTCGCCAACTACAAGGTGCCCAAGCACGTGGTGTTCGTCGACGAGTTCCCGCGCAATGCCCTGGGAAAGATCCAGAAGAACCTGCTGCGGGAACGGTACGGCAAGGCGGGCGCGCTGCCCGGGCAGTAGGCGCTCGAAGAAGCGAGGACATGCGCCGGGCCGTACTGTGGCAACGGGGGTGCTCACGTTGCCAGCAGGCAGACCTCTCCCACCGTTCGCTGTTCGGTTCGATGCTCAAAGGCACGGCCCGCGAAGATAGCGATATCGATCTTCTGGTTGAGTTCGAACCGGACGCTCGCACGACATTGCTGGACATGGCCAGAATCGAGATCGAGCTGTCCGAACTGCTGGGCGGCAGAAAGGTGGACCTTCGAACCGCACAGGACCTCAGCCGTCATTTCAGGGATGAAGTGGTGCGAACCGCGGAACCCCAGTATGTCGCCTGATGACCGCTGAAGGGTGAAGCACAAGGTCGAGGCGGCTGAACATACACTGGCCGCACTCGGAACCACTGGCCAGGACCCGACCTGACATCGCCGGCGTTCGGCTCCGGGCCGGAACGCTTCCGCGCGGTCTCGTCCCTCCGAATTCATGCCGCGGCCGCCGGACGTCCTCATTGACCTGTGGGGGCCCAGAGCGCAAGATTACCTAACATGTTAAGCAATTCACGGCTCTCGTCCCCGGCGTCATCGCCGGTCAGCGCGCGGGCTGGTCTGCAACGTCGATCCGCCGGCGCACGGCGGACAAACGGCAACGGAGGAGCAGCGTGCAGGTTTCCGGATGGCTGCGCAGCGCGTCTGACGGTGCGCAACGGCGGCTCGAACTGACGTCCGACCCGGCTTCCCTCGACCGGGACGGCTGGGCGGGCCTGCTGGGCGGCGACCGGCCTGCCGTGCCGACCCGCGGCACCGTGTATGGCGTCGCGCTCAACTCCGCCGATGAACTCGCGGCTTTGGGAGAGGCGCTGGAACAGCCCCCATACAAGGCCGCGCCCAAGGCACCCGTCCTGTACATCAAGCCGGCCAACACCTGGGT comes from Betaproteobacteria bacterium and encodes:
- a CDS encoding nucleotidyltransferase domain-containing protein, yielding MRRAVLWQRGCSRCQQADLSHRSLFGSMLKGTAREDSDIDLLVEFEPDARTTLLDMARIEIELSELLGGRKVDLRTAQDLSRHFRDEVVRTAEPQYVA